From the Daphnia magna isolate NIES linkage group LG3, ASM2063170v1.1, whole genome shotgun sequence genome, one window contains:
- the LOC123470693 gene encoding uncharacterized protein LOC123470693: protein MDALHSQTQVSPKVINLGRNSVDEQLQAMMVESTNLKETIFSLRELVKKEKLINRLTDNDRMTKFYTGLKSWKLFEIIYQLILPGIHDSSSFTKRSLPTKEQFLLVLMRLRLNLCEQDLAYRFHISQKSVSSYLVKWIDVMYIRLSRNFMIWPTKEALLKSTPTFFKKKKTFRILRDRVPVPLISRDEDNISHFDKIAFVCCCLSNANPSVVPIR from the exons atggat GCGTTACATTCACAGACACAAGTTTCTCCTAAAGTCATTAACTTGGGTAGGAATTCAGTTGATGAACAGCTTCAAGCAATGATGGTAGAGTCGACAAACCTGAaggaaacaattttttctttaagagagttagtcaagaaagaaaagttaaTTAACAGGCTAACAGATAATGATAGAATGACTAAGTTTTATACTGGGCTGAAGTCatggaaactttttgaaattatttatCAATTAATTTTGCCTGGAATTCATGATTCAAGTTCGTTTACTAAACGATCACTTCCAACAAAAGAGCAATTCCTTCTAGTTCTAATGAGGTTGCGACTAAATTTATGTGAACAAGATTTAGCTTACCGCTTTCATATTTCTCAAAAGTCAGTTTCATCGTATTTAGTGAAATGGATTGACGTAATGTATATTCGTCTATCCCGGAACTTTATGATTTGGCCCACAAAGGAAGCTTTGTTGAAATCAACaccaacatttttcaaaaaaaaaa AAACTTTtagaattttaagagataGAGTACCAGTTCCGTTAATATCACGCGACGAAGACAACATTTCTCATTTTGATAAaattgcttttgtttgttgttgcctAAGTAATGCAAACCCCAGCGTTGTACCGATACGGTAA
- the LOC123470384 gene encoding LOW QUALITY PROTEIN: uncharacterized protein LOC123470384 (The sequence of the model RefSeq protein was modified relative to this genomic sequence to represent the inferred CDS: inserted 1 base in 1 codon), producing MNEDFNQCNAELALLPFLPVTLSTIDHYASSFTPPTVANKVPKYLTTFFYCNLEGKPFNVVEEECERVLQLVTLTRDEQDAVELVTRNQSSCEEWGNQRGGRITGTKIFRVTKFDFSKQLTPGSTQFILEICYPEISKFNGNKYTRYGIKNEPLAAKKFSSHVKENNLHSNFDCKCVGLIISITHPFLAASPDRICHCECHGKFVLEIKCPFRVSGLKIKEYSLKNKDFFLKVNHSTDNMYLEKDHEYYYQIQLQIFVAECREAVLAVFNGYQDMEYVTIKRDEELIEKMISKGKLFFLRYLLPEAKILPNSVLSSTASTHPTLNQFIFSCQDNTKTDETVSCSSELCVIKIYHKKCTKSIRFPTNWMCVSCKKETAKLKRLEXKKNREKATSTTSLNNETQQPLPTTVVISNAKDDQQLQNTPELINIDKPTSDDSNKENTDPSALIVSGKKTRGRPKKKLSQTTLNNPVNKTLKVLGTINI from the exons ATGAATGAAGATTTTAATCAGTGTAACGCAGAATTGGCTCTATTACCTTTTCTTCCTGTAACCTTGTCAACTATTGACCACTACGCTTCTTCTTTTACACCACCCACAGTGGCAAACAAAGTCCCAAAATATCTAACaacgtttttttattgcaacCTAGAGGGGAAACCTTTTAATGTAGTGGAAGAAGAATGCGAACGTGTGTTGCAATTAGTAACCCTAACTCGTGATGAGCAAGATGCAGTTGAACTGGTAACAAGAAATCAAAGTTCCTGCGAAGAATGGGGCAATCAACGAGGTGGACGTATAACAGGAACTAAGATCTTCCGTGTCACAAAATTcgatttttcaaaacaattaaCTCCTGGAAGCACACAATTCATTTTAGAAATATGCTACCCAGAGATTAGTAAGTTCAATGGTAACAAGTATACCAG gtacGGAATCAAAAATGAGCCACTTGCAGCCAAAAAGTTTTCAAGTcatgttaaagaaaacaatctACATTCTAATTTTGATTGCAAATGTGTTGGATTAATTATATCCATCACTCACCCTTTTCTGGCAGCGTCACCTGACCGTATCTGTCACTGCGAATGTCATGGGAAATTCGTACTGGAAATTAAATGCCCTTTCCGCGTAAGCGGTTTGAAGATCAAAGAATACTCTCTTAAAAACAAAGATTTCTTTCTAAAAGTGAATCATTCCACAGACAATATGTATCTAGAGAAAGATCACGAATACTATTACCAGATACAACTTCAAATATTCGTAGCAGAATGCAGAGAAGCGGTACTTGCTGTTTTCAACGGTTACCAGGATATGGAATATGTAACGATCAAACGTGATGAAGAATTAATTGAAAAGATGATTTCCAAAGGaaagttgttttttcttaGGTACTTACTGCCTGAGGCAAAAATTCTTCCAAACAGCGTTTTATCTTCAACTGCAAGCACACATCCAACTCTAAATcagtttattttctcttgCCAAGATAACACCAAAACTGATGAAACAGTTTCTTGTTCAAGTGAATTGTGCGTAATCAAAATTTACCACAAAAAATGTACGAAATCAATTAGGTTCCCAACAAACTGGATGTGTGTttcttgtaaaaaagaaactgcCAAATTGAAAAGAttgg ttaaaaaaaaccgtGAAAAAGCTACATCTACTACTTCATTGAACAATGAAACTCAACAACCACTTCCTACTACAGTTGTTATTAGTAATG cCAAAGATGACCAACAGCTGCAGAACACACCTGAACTAATAAACATTGATAAGCCTACCTCCGATGACTCAAACAAAGAGAATACTGATCCCTCCGCCTTAATTGTTTCCG GTAAAAAAACACGTGGCCGTCCAAAGAAAAAGCTCTCACAAACAACGTTAAATAATCctgtaaataaaacattgaaaGTGTTGGGGacaataaatatttaa
- the LOC116919349 gene encoding LOW QUALITY PROTEIN: uncharacterized protein LOC116919349 (The sequence of the model RefSeq protein was modified relative to this genomic sequence to represent the inferred CDS: inserted 2 bases in 1 codon; deleted 1 base in 1 codon), giving the protein MPPRRQLTNAEKEEKNLKLREKXAKEATEVKAKRLEENRSRGKYVHDEKKRRLNEELKQQTKNDINKQSRLDVEAEGRRVKRVQEQEETKQNRLREQALRQQALREEENEEERRVRLQEKARRQQALCAVETYEERRDRLMEDKMRHPTHCKQETVEGRMSRASVDRLRHQMYLIVENHEEAEVRRELNREQMTTNRAAEIKKETEQRREESQLRMERLRQERQQDEELLRAMNAMEQAEIIPLETEKDRTFREELLAARNRVGVPRTHRAACKVLASEDHLAMLDCGEMNVTCGERNARHFKGERAADKKFTQCCGKGKVILHPPKQCPQPLAKVLQNNHSKAKVFMTMIRNYNSAHDFDSLRANISSPPGRGTYCFRIHGQVYHSTTPVDANTTNPKYTDLYFMDAAQASEFRGNFSSNGGCYRNLMEELDTMLQEKNPYAAVYKMMRQVLEEEHHRAQEENLPHQTVGIIISSDQRNLDQRRYNSPTTNEIDIKFLPGNGEPPAKRDIRGHLFIPVRGRKFIQIDTQQPMCDPMTYPLLFPNGDDGWHVNMPYTISTRREREQGAAREMDVDEEKEITITRRNEILRLENPPKETLGGDDEPVEQPEPEPEEQFYDDENYPQRLNRGGGKRKWVTQCEFYSFLVSIRDYFNIVLAGGPLTQQWIVDSYVEMEANRVKYIREHQAELHVAQLDRLLDYINNRAERENLMFGSFHVLPSSFIESPRAMKQAYQDAMAICGKFGKPVFFLTFTCNPKWREITANTPSHLSASDRPDIVARVFQQKKNELVNDIEKRQVLGFATARIHVIEFQKRGLRRLWSVVRLWSVTLHVQWKTWMQ; this is encoded by the exons ATGCCACCACGTCGTCAACTGACTAATGCcgaaaaagaggagaaaaatCTGAAGCTAAGAGAAAA AGCGAAAGAGGCTACAGAGGTTAAGGCAAAGCGCTTAGAAGAGAATAGATCCAGAGGTAAATACGTCcacgatgaa aaaaaacggcgaCTCAATGAAGAACTCAAAcaacaaaccaaaaatgacATAAATAAGCAATCGCGTCTAGACGTTGAGGCAGAGGGACGGAGGGTGAAGCGAGTGCAAGAGCAAGAAGAAACGAAGCAGAATAGGCTACGAGAGCAAGCACTACGGCAGCAAGCTCTGCGTGAGGAAgagaatgaagaagaaagacgTGTAAGGCTACAAGAGAAAGCAAGGCGACAGCAAGCTCTGTGCGCAGTAGAAACTTACGAAGAGAGGAGAGATAGACTTATGGAAGACAAAATGCGACATCCAACCCATTGCAAACAGGAGACGGTAGAAGGAAGGATGTCGCGTGCATCGGTGGATAGATTGCGTCATCAAATGTATCTCATTGTAGAAAATCACGAAGAGGCTGAGGTACGCCGGGAATTAAACAGAGAACAAATGACCACCAACAGAGCTGCagagataaaaaaagagacagaACAAAGAAGGGAAGAGAGTCAACTTCGAATGGAGCGACTGCGACAAGAGAGACAGCAGGACGAGGAATTACTTCGTGCCATGAATGCAATGGAACAAGCAGAAATTATACCTCTGGAAACCGAAAAAGATCGCACTTTCCGCGAAGAGTTGTTGGCTGCCCGCAACCGTGTGGGAGTGCCGAGAACTCATCGAGCGGCTTGCAAAGTCTTGGCTTCCGAAGACCACCTTGCAATGCTTGATTGCGGAGAAATGAACGTCACTTGCGGCGAACGTAATGCCAGGCATTTCAAGGGTGAGCGAGCAGCCGATAAGAAATTCACTCAATGCTGCGGAAAAGGCAAGGTGATTCTCCACCCTCCCAAGCAGTGCCCTCAACCACTAGCTAAAGTGTTGCAGAACAACCATTCAAAAGCAAAGGTGTTCATGACCATGATCCGCAACTATAACAGCGCTCACGATTTTGATTCTTTAAGAGCCAATATCTCTTCGCCACCAGGGCGTGGAACTTATTGCTTCAGGATCCACGGTCAAGTGTACCACAGCACTACACCTGTCGACGCAAACACAACCAATCCCAAGTACACAGATCTGTATTTCATGGACGCTGCACAGGCCAGCGAGTTTAGAGGCAATTTCTCTTCCAATGGAGGGTGTTACAGGAACTTGATGGAGGAATTGGACACAATGCTACAAGAAAAGAATCCCTACGCAGCCGTTTACAAGATGATGCGGCAAGTGCTTGAAGAAGAACACCACCGAGCCCAAGAGGAGAATCTACCGCACCAAACAGTGGGTATAATTATCAGCAGTGATCAAAGAAATCTCGACCAAAGACGGTACAACAGCCCAACGACAAACGAGATTGAT ataaaattcctacccgggAACGGTGAGCCACCAGCTAAGAGAGATATCCGCGGCCATCTCTTCATCCCAGTCAGAGGGAGAAAATTCATTCAGATCGACACGCAACAACCCATGTGCGATCCCATGACCTACCCCCTGCTCTTCCCCAACGGCGACGATGGATGGCATGTAAACATGCCTTACACCATCAGTACACGGCGCGAAAGAGAGCAAGGAGCAGCGCGGGAAATGGATGtggatgaagaaaaagagatcaCTATCACAAGGCGGAACGAAATACTGCGGCTGGAAAATCCACCAAAAGAAACCTTAGGTGGTGATGATGAGCCGGTAGAACAACCCGAACCGGAACCCGAGGAGCAATTTTATGACGACGAAAACTATCCACAGCGACTGAATCGTGGCGGAGGAAAAAGGAAGTGGGTAACGCAGTGCGAATTTTACAGCTTTCTCGTGTCAATTCGGGATTACTTTAACATCGTATTGGCCGGAGGACCACTCACTCAGCAATGGATTGTAGACTCTTACGTCGAGATGGAAGCCAACCGCGTCAAGTACATTCGCGAACATCAGGCGGAACTTCACGTGGCTCAATTGGACCGTCTCTTGGACTACATCAATAATCGTGCCGAAAGAGAAAACTTGATGTTCGGATCATTTCACGTCCTCCCCTCGAGTTTCATCGAAAGTCCAAGAGCGATGAAGCAAGCGTACCAAGATGCGATGGCCATCTGCGGAAAATTCGGCAAACCCGTCTTTTTCTTAACGTTCACCTGCAACCCCAAGTGGAGAGAAATCACAGCCAACACTCCCAGTCATCTCTCGGCGTCAGATCGACCCGATATAGTAGCAAGAGTCttccaacaaaagaaaaatgagttaGTAAACGATATTGAAAAACGCCAGGTGCTTGGATTTGCAACTGCACGGATACACGTCATAGAATTTCAAAAGCGTGGATTGCGGAGATTGTGGAGCGTTGTGAGATTGTGGAGCGTGACGCTCCACGTACAGTGGAAGACGTGGATGCAATGA